One part of the Ochrobactrum quorumnocens genome encodes these proteins:
- a CDS encoding M81 family metallopeptidase: MSKRVAVAGFLHETNTFAAAPATMEAFVQGGGYIPLSRGDAIIGNAQNVNLGIAGALKFAQEAGWEVVPILWAGAIPSAPVTKDAYETIVSEIITGLKDCGSLDGIFIDLHGAMVAEHVDDGEGELLERVRAVRANEPLSVALDLHGNITRRMFEHADVMVGFRTYPHVDMAETGYRSAKALQALMDKSDGWHKAMRQGDYLIPIAWQCTDEQPAKGLYGMTVDVPEKVLTASLFMGFPAADFAECGPSVFAYGWDKQAVENCADDIMAALSAAESSFAGTSYQPEEGVERAIELARDASRPIIIADTQDNPGAGGSSDTTGMLRALIACDAKRAAIGCIHDPEAANIAHQAGEGAEVEISLGGKSGIDGDEPFVAKFTVEKLSDGKAHATGPYYGGTWLNMGPSACLRLDGTRVVVTTNLAQMADRALYRMVGIEPEQQAILVNKSSVHFRADFAPIAEKLLVCTAPGAMPLSPAQLSWKHLRSGIRLEPLGEEFK; encoded by the coding sequence GTGTCAAAACGCGTGGCAGTAGCTGGCTTTTTGCATGAAACGAACACTTTCGCTGCCGCTCCGGCAACCATGGAAGCGTTCGTTCAGGGTGGTGGATATATCCCGCTTTCGCGCGGTGACGCGATTATCGGGAATGCTCAAAACGTCAATCTCGGCATTGCTGGCGCACTCAAATTCGCACAGGAAGCGGGCTGGGAAGTCGTGCCGATCCTGTGGGCTGGCGCTATCCCATCTGCACCGGTCACCAAAGATGCTTACGAAACAATCGTTTCCGAGATTATTACGGGATTGAAGGATTGCGGCTCGCTCGATGGCATTTTCATCGACTTACATGGCGCGATGGTTGCCGAACATGTGGACGACGGCGAGGGCGAACTTCTTGAGCGCGTGCGTGCGGTTCGTGCAAATGAACCACTGTCGGTAGCGCTTGACCTGCACGGCAACATCACCCGGCGTATGTTCGAACATGCCGACGTCATGGTCGGATTCCGCACTTATCCGCATGTCGATATGGCCGAGACCGGCTATCGGTCAGCTAAAGCGTTACAGGCATTGATGGACAAGTCCGATGGTTGGCACAAGGCGATGCGGCAGGGTGATTACCTCATTCCTATCGCATGGCAATGCACGGACGAGCAGCCAGCGAAAGGCTTATACGGCATGACGGTCGATGTACCGGAAAAAGTTCTGACAGCGTCTCTTTTCATGGGCTTTCCCGCCGCCGATTTCGCGGAATGCGGTCCTTCTGTCTTTGCTTACGGATGGGATAAGCAGGCGGTTGAGAACTGTGCAGATGACATTATGGCCGCACTTTCCGCAGCTGAGTCGTCTTTCGCAGGTACCTCTTATCAGCCGGAAGAGGGAGTTGAGAGAGCAATCGAGCTGGCGCGAGATGCATCTCGTCCTATCATCATTGCTGATACCCAGGACAATCCCGGTGCTGGCGGTAGCTCTGATACGACAGGGATGCTTCGCGCGCTTATAGCCTGCGATGCAAAACGAGCCGCCATTGGTTGTATCCACGATCCCGAAGCGGCAAACATCGCGCATCAGGCAGGTGAGGGCGCGGAGGTTGAAATCTCACTTGGCGGCAAGTCGGGAATTGATGGCGATGAGCCATTCGTGGCCAAGTTTACTGTAGAAAAGCTCTCCGACGGCAAGGCACATGCGACCGGGCCTTATTACGGTGGAACCTGGTTAAATATGGGGCCATCTGCCTGCCTGCGGCTTGACGGGACACGTGTCGTTGTAACAACCAATCTCGCGCAGATGGCGGATCGCGCGCTCTATCGTATGGTTGGCATTGAACCGGAACAGCAAGCCATTCTGGTCAATAAGAGCTCTGTGCATTTCCGCGCCGACTTCGCACCTATTGCTGAAAAGCTCCTTGTTTGCACAGCGCCGGGTGCAATGCCGCTCAGCCCGGCACAATTGTCATGGAAACACTTGCGCTCAGGTATCCGGCTTGAGCCGTTGGGAGAAGAATTCAAATAA
- a CDS encoding IclR family transcriptional regulator codes for MNTFRDLRGISTFDPDEAEAFKDDPLFLRSVARTVAVMSAFQSARHPLSLSQVATAAGIDRSAAQRIVHSLLKLNMLARDPDDRGYLPGLRILDMTHDLLRLNPMLQRANPVMLELRRRVSERVDLSLFDDVRVIYALRMPSKHEVFSATIVGNAVPTYCTAGGVAILSRLPDTTIADIVNRSDMTPFTQHTVRDLEGVMEHVRATRERGHSLLCKQLLNHEVVIGAPILDWKGAPVGAIHVAGSLQEWTAEGFSESFGPLIQNAAQTISEKSSPFDNRRAEAE; via the coding sequence ATGAACACATTTCGAGACCTGCGCGGCATATCCACTTTCGATCCGGATGAAGCAGAAGCTTTCAAGGATGACCCGTTGTTTCTGCGCTCTGTCGCACGAACAGTTGCAGTCATGTCTGCATTTCAAAGCGCACGACATCCTTTGTCGCTCAGTCAGGTTGCAACCGCAGCAGGCATTGATCGCAGTGCTGCCCAGCGCATTGTTCACTCGCTTCTGAAGTTGAATATGCTGGCTCGCGACCCAGACGATCGTGGTTATCTGCCCGGCTTGCGCATTCTCGACATGACCCATGATTTGTTGCGGCTCAACCCCATGTTGCAGCGCGCAAATCCAGTTATGCTGGAACTGCGACGCCGGGTCAGCGAGCGTGTTGATCTGTCTCTTTTTGACGACGTTCGCGTTATCTACGCCCTGCGTATGCCTTCAAAACACGAAGTCTTCAGTGCAACCATAGTCGGAAATGCCGTTCCCACCTATTGCACGGCGGGTGGTGTGGCCATTCTCTCGCGGCTGCCAGACACGACAATTGCCGACATCGTCAATCGGTCGGATATGACACCTTTCACGCAGCATACTGTCCGCGATCTTGAAGGCGTGATGGAACATGTTCGCGCCACGCGTGAACGCGGACATTCCCTGTTATGCAAGCAGCTTCTCAATCATGAAGTTGTCATTGGCGCGCCGATACTGGATTGGAAAGGTGCTCCTGTTGGCGCAATCCATGTGGCAGGCAGCCTGCAGGAATGGACAGCCGAAGGTTTCAGCGAGAGTTTTGGGCCGCTTATTCAAAATGCAGCCCAAACAATTTCAGAAAAATCCTCTCCTTTTGACAATAGAAGAGCGGAAGCGGAATAA
- a CDS encoding MFS transporter: protein MVSITSERSDALSTNSRLKSIIGGSTGNLVEWFDWYVYAAFTLYFAPHFFPSESQTAQLLSAAAVFAVGFIMRPIGAWIMGIYADRKGRKAGLALSVTLMCAGSLIIALTPGYESIGLVAPALLVLARLMQGLSVGGEYGASATYLSEMAGKSRRGFFSSFQYVTLISGQLLAILLLIVLQSTMETSALESWGWRIPFFIGALLAVVVFWLRRGLAETESFKNAKTKDAPKSGFWTLIKYHPKETALVMLLTAGGTLAFYAYSIYMQKFLVNTSGFSREVASQINAVTLFIFMCLQPIAGALSDKIGRKPLMIAFGAAGVLFTYPIFATLEQTRDPWVAGMLVMGALIIVTGYTSINAVVKAELFPAHIRALGVALPYALANTLFGGTAEYVALSFKNGGWERGFYWYVTVMIGISLIVYLRMRDTSKDSMIKED from the coding sequence ATGGTCTCAATAACGTCCGAACGGAGTGATGCGCTCAGCACCAATAGCCGACTGAAATCCATTATTGGTGGATCGACCGGTAATCTCGTCGAATGGTTCGACTGGTATGTGTACGCAGCTTTCACGCTCTATTTCGCACCGCATTTCTTTCCGTCGGAGAGCCAGACCGCGCAGCTTTTGAGCGCTGCTGCCGTTTTTGCCGTTGGTTTCATCATGCGCCCGATCGGCGCGTGGATCATGGGCATCTATGCTGATCGCAAGGGCCGCAAGGCGGGTCTGGCGTTGTCCGTGACGCTAATGTGCGCAGGCTCGCTTATTATTGCCCTTACACCTGGCTATGAAAGTATCGGTCTTGTCGCCCCGGCGCTTCTGGTTCTTGCACGCTTGATGCAGGGCTTGTCAGTTGGTGGCGAATATGGTGCGAGCGCGACCTACCTTTCTGAAATGGCAGGCAAGAGTCGTCGTGGCTTCTTCTCATCCTTCCAATATGTGACGCTGATCTCCGGTCAGCTTCTGGCAATTCTGCTGCTGATCGTGCTTCAGAGCACAATGGAAACTTCTGCCCTTGAATCCTGGGGCTGGCGTATTCCGTTCTTCATCGGCGCATTGCTTGCTGTTGTTGTCTTCTGGCTGCGTCGTGGCCTTGCTGAAACCGAGAGCTTCAAGAATGCGAAAACCAAAGACGCACCGAAGTCTGGCTTCTGGACGCTGATCAAGTATCATCCGAAGGAAACCGCACTGGTCATGCTTCTGACTGCTGGTGGTACACTCGCCTTCTACGCATACTCGATTTACATGCAGAAGTTTCTGGTCAACACATCTGGCTTCAGCCGCGAAGTGGCCAGTCAGATCAACGCGGTCACGCTGTTCATCTTCATGTGCCTTCAGCCTATTGCGGGTGCTCTATCTGATAAGATTGGCCGCAAACCACTGATGATTGCCTTCGGTGCGGCGGGCGTACTGTTTACCTATCCGATCTTTGCGACACTTGAGCAGACGCGTGATCCGTGGGTTGCAGGAATGTTGGTTATGGGTGCTCTGATCATTGTAACGGGTTATACCTCGATCAACGCGGTTGTGAAGGCGGAACTCTTCCCGGCTCATATCCGTGCCCTTGGTGTGGCATTGCCTTACGCTCTCGCAAATACCCTGTTTGGCGGGACAGCAGAATATGTAGCGTTGAGTTTCAAGAACGGTGGCTGGGAGCGTGGCTTCTACTGGTACGTAACCGTTATGATCGGCATTTCGCTGATCGTCTATCTGCGGATGCGCGATACCAGCAAAGACAGCATGATCAAGGAAGACTAA
- a CDS encoding sensor histidine kinase, which yields MIAIVFVMTVGLWTAARSWTETNALDRLSDDATLVARQQTRLIDSELAKFRLLPVVLKEYSDLHDVLAGEARAATARLNEKLEFLAYEIGSPIIYVIKRDGTVIASSNANTPESFVGRNYDYRPYFQDAMAAGAAEYYAIGDLSGRFGLFLARRIGDDANPVGAVVVKFEFHRLVQTWSNDPGQTFVVDPRGIILASTDKAEDLRSFQPISEAERTKISQTGQFSVADLQPSHYALETENMMRGPSGAKFLTVSEPIAGTELRLLHVEAVGPSIRAAHDLARLITVAALLILMVIAGAIYWRITRAARLAADRAALESAVTERTAELSAEMAERERADKRFREAREELGQANRLASLGSITAGLVHEINQPVATIQTLTENAQHYLAKGKLDKVATNLSTSIELTSRIGSITQEMRRFARRGHRDLAPVRLDELIEGTLLLMGDRFRNAGVTLEMPNGSNFWVLANRVRLEQVLVNLLQNAIDAVAGQSERRIALFISEEDQLVSLIVADNGPGIDPALGDEVFSPFVTGKQDGLGLGLGIARDIMTELEGTLRIVPSPLGGAAFAATAKRAQQT from the coding sequence ATGATTGCAATTGTCTTCGTAATGACTGTCGGCCTCTGGACGGCTGCGCGGTCATGGACGGAGACAAACGCGCTCGATCGTTTGAGCGACGACGCGACACTTGTTGCGCGTCAGCAAACCCGCCTTATCGATAGCGAGCTTGCCAAGTTCCGCCTGCTTCCGGTTGTTCTAAAAGAGTATAGCGATCTTCACGACGTCCTGGCCGGTGAAGCGCGAGCAGCGACAGCACGACTAAACGAGAAGCTGGAATTCCTCGCCTATGAAATTGGCTCGCCGATAATTTATGTCATCAAACGCGATGGCACCGTCATTGCTTCTTCCAATGCTAACACGCCCGAAAGTTTCGTTGGGCGCAATTACGACTATCGCCCCTATTTTCAAGACGCAATGGCCGCAGGAGCTGCTGAATATTACGCGATAGGCGATCTCAGCGGGCGCTTCGGTCTATTCCTAGCAAGGCGCATTGGCGATGATGCCAATCCCGTAGGTGCGGTGGTCGTCAAATTTGAATTTCACCGGCTTGTGCAAACTTGGTCGAACGATCCCGGCCAGACATTCGTCGTTGATCCCCGTGGTATCATATTGGCATCCACGGATAAGGCAGAAGACCTACGCTCGTTTCAACCCATCTCCGAAGCAGAGCGCACCAAGATAAGCCAAACCGGACAGTTCAGCGTCGCAGACTTACAACCAAGCCACTATGCTCTTGAGACTGAAAACATGATGCGCGGACCTTCAGGCGCAAAATTTCTCACTGTGAGCGAACCAATTGCCGGAACAGAATTGAGGCTTCTCCACGTTGAAGCCGTAGGCCCGTCAATTCGAGCAGCACATGATCTGGCACGACTTATCACTGTGGCAGCGTTACTGATCCTCATGGTGATTGCCGGTGCGATTTATTGGCGAATAACACGCGCGGCACGCTTGGCCGCAGACCGAGCAGCCCTTGAATCCGCAGTTACAGAACGCACAGCCGAACTGAGTGCCGAAATGGCCGAGCGCGAGCGCGCCGATAAACGCTTTCGGGAAGCACGCGAGGAACTGGGCCAAGCAAACAGGCTCGCCTCACTGGGGTCAATCACTGCGGGTCTCGTCCACGAGATCAACCAACCGGTCGCGACCATTCAAACACTTACAGAAAATGCACAGCACTATCTGGCGAAAGGTAAGCTGGACAAAGTCGCAACCAATCTTTCCACATCCATTGAACTCACTTCCCGTATCGGTTCCATCACACAGGAAATGCGGCGCTTCGCACGACGCGGGCACCGTGATTTGGCTCCGGTCCGTCTTGATGAGCTGATAGAAGGTACGCTTCTTTTGATGGGCGACCGCTTTCGCAATGCTGGCGTGACGCTTGAAATGCCCAATGGATCTAATTTTTGGGTTCTCGCAAATCGCGTGCGATTGGAACAAGTATTGGTCAACCTCCTGCAAAACGCGATTGATGCCGTTGCCGGACAGTCTGAACGGCGCATCGCCTTATTCATATCGGAAGAGGACCAATTGGTGTCCCTGATCGTTGCCGATAATGGACCCGGTATTGATCCGGCACTCGGTGATGAAGTGTTTAGCCCCTTCGTAACCGGAAAACAGGACGGCTTGGGCCTTGGGCTGGGTATTGCGCGTGACATCATGACAGAACTCGAAGGCACATTGCGTATCGTGCCTTCCCCACTGGGCGGCGCGGCCTTCGCTGCCACTGCAAAACGAGCACAACAAACATGA
- a CDS encoding sigma-54-dependent transcriptional regulator, whose protein sequence is MTGTEPLRIMLIDDDAAFRTALADSFKIAGLDIETYGDGQSALANLNADFPGIVVTDIRMPRIDGHAVMEALLTRDPELPVILMTGHGDISMAVAALKKGAFDFIAKPFAADHMISSVRRALEMRRLVLENRRLRKAAAEAEQDFPLLGETPVMVRLRETIRQLASVDVDVLIEGETGTGKELVARLLHRWSARHARGFVAIDCAALPDAIADEVLFGNRIQRGRITDADRGTLFLDEIDSMSASLQGKLLRVVEERELPSMMGEPRAVNLRIIAAAKGDLEGAVNAGRFRSDLFYRLETVRLRIPPLRERRKDIGLLFAYFLDEAANQFGQPRPDIDATIEARLNADEWLGNVRELRNFAKQVVLGLSYHPAGKPSSLPLTEQIDQFEAKVLQDTLARLNGDVGDAAELLQLPRRSLYARLQRLGIDASSFRKKETT, encoded by the coding sequence ATGACAGGTACTGAACCACTCCGCATCATGTTGATCGACGATGACGCAGCCTTCCGCACAGCGCTAGCGGATTCTTTCAAGATTGCTGGACTGGATATAGAAACCTATGGTGATGGCCAATCAGCACTAGCCAATCTGAATGCCGACTTTCCCGGCATTGTCGTCACAGATATCCGGATGCCACGCATTGATGGTCATGCGGTGATGGAAGCGTTGCTAACACGCGACCCTGAGTTACCGGTCATTCTGATGACCGGACACGGCGACATCAGCATGGCGGTGGCGGCACTCAAAAAAGGTGCGTTTGATTTCATCGCGAAACCCTTCGCTGCCGATCATATGATTTCAAGTGTTCGACGCGCATTGGAAATGCGCCGTCTGGTTTTGGAAAACCGCCGCCTTCGCAAGGCTGCTGCGGAAGCTGAGCAGGATTTCCCACTGTTGGGCGAAACGCCCGTCATGGTGCGATTACGCGAAACCATCCGCCAACTCGCAAGTGTCGACGTAGATGTACTGATAGAAGGCGAAACGGGCACCGGAAAAGAACTTGTTGCGCGGCTGCTTCATCGTTGGAGCGCCCGCCATGCTCGCGGCTTTGTCGCAATCGACTGTGCAGCACTACCCGACGCGATTGCCGATGAAGTGCTTTTCGGCAACAGGATTCAGCGTGGGCGTATAACAGATGCTGACCGCGGCACCCTGTTCTTAGATGAAATCGACAGCATGTCAGCAAGCTTGCAGGGCAAGCTCTTGCGCGTCGTTGAAGAGCGTGAATTGCCCTCCATGATGGGCGAACCTCGCGCCGTCAATCTGCGCATTATCGCTGCCGCCAAGGGCGATCTCGAAGGTGCCGTAAATGCCGGACGTTTTCGCTCCGATCTTTTCTACAGACTTGAAACCGTGCGGCTCCGCATCCCGCCTTTACGTGAGCGCCGTAAAGATATTGGGCTTTTATTCGCTTATTTTCTCGATGAGGCTGCAAATCAGTTTGGCCAACCGCGCCCGGATATCGATGCGACCATAGAGGCCCGGCTCAACGCCGATGAATGGCTGGGTAATGTGCGCGAGTTGCGAAATTTCGCCAAGCAAGTAGTACTGGGATTGAGTTACCACCCAGCCGGTAAACCCAGTTCTCTCCCGCTCACGGAACAGATAGATCAGTTTGAAGCCAAAGTCCTACAAGACACGCTTGCACGCCTGAATGGCGATGTCGGGGACGCTGCCGAACTGTTACAGCTACCGCGCCGCAGTCTCTATGCCCGACTACAACGGCTCGGCATCGATGCTTCTTCATTCCGGAAAAAAGAGACCACATAG
- a CDS encoding LacI family DNA-binding transcriptional regulator, which produces MNNLVRSKNVITMQSVAQAAGVSPMTVSNAFRYPERVLEETRSRVFQVAAELGYVPNHSAGILSSGQSRVIGAVIPSMKNSSFYKYVRGMQDRASESGYELILKLAETRQDETAAIQTFIGLRVAGISLVGNQHSEEAIDLIRKTETPVVEGWVTDNVLDMAVGYSMPDATRTMAGLLVERGCRRIGFVGYGGASARRYSDRIPAFEETMAAAGLEQHRVCIVDEADGFGAGPKALEALRRIDPDVDGVICPTDIVAAGVIFECTRLGWKVPERLAVTGWGDYEIASEITPGLSTIQPNAYEMGVKSMAMIVDRVSGVSAADAIVDIGYDVVKRESA; this is translated from the coding sequence ATGAATAACCTTGTTCGCAGCAAAAATGTCATAACGATGCAGTCGGTCGCACAAGCCGCTGGCGTATCGCCTATGACCGTATCCAATGCGTTCCGTTATCCCGAGCGAGTGCTAGAGGAAACGCGCTCGCGCGTGTTTCAGGTTGCGGCGGAACTTGGTTATGTTCCGAACCATTCCGCAGGCATTCTTTCCTCCGGGCAAAGTCGGGTTATTGGCGCAGTCATTCCGTCGATGAAGAACTCGAGCTTTTATAAGTATGTGCGCGGGATGCAGGATCGCGCCAGCGAGAGCGGCTATGAGTTAATACTCAAACTTGCGGAAACCAGACAGGACGAAACCGCTGCAATTCAGACATTCATCGGTCTGCGTGTCGCTGGCATTTCACTGGTCGGCAACCAGCATTCAGAGGAAGCCATTGATCTGATCAGGAAGACCGAGACACCTGTCGTCGAGGGTTGGGTCACTGACAATGTCCTCGATATGGCGGTAGGCTACTCCATGCCAGATGCAACACGGACAATGGCTGGTCTTCTCGTCGAACGAGGCTGCCGTCGTATCGGGTTTGTCGGATATGGCGGCGCATCCGCACGCCGATATAGTGATCGAATTCCTGCTTTTGAGGAGACTATGGCTGCAGCAGGTCTGGAACAACACCGGGTCTGCATTGTGGACGAGGCAGATGGTTTTGGCGCTGGTCCTAAGGCACTTGAAGCCCTGCGCCGTATCGATCCTGATGTCGATGGTGTGATTTGTCCTACGGATATCGTGGCAGCTGGTGTGATATTCGAATGCACGCGTCTAGGATGGAAAGTGCCGGAGCGTCTTGCTGTCACTGGATGGGGTGACTATGAAATCGCGTCGGAAATAACGCCGGGTCTATCGACGATCCAGCCGAACGCCTACGAAATGGGTGTGAAGAGCATGGCAATGATTGTTGACCGTGTCTCTGGCGTGAGCGCGGCTGATGCAATCGTCGATATCGGGTATGATGTAGTGAAGCGCGAGAGTGCATAA